The Temnothorax longispinosus isolate EJ_2023e chromosome 12, Tlon_JGU_v1, whole genome shotgun sequence genome includes a window with the following:
- the LOC139823132 gene encoding transmembrane channel-like protein 5, with product MSFEIQKAELHESSDQYIQMQQLLPMGLAGENEGYSMSDNLSSIIPYATLRMRNVRLPHEECANAIANHLRSSDKFMHDDPETEQFRMETVRTIPQCLTVKRAIRSQLQATVNRKAIRKSIGCWKLFKYNISLKFAKIRVAMQNFLSATKLWHRTIKTIESHYGSGTATYFKFLRWLFFLNIISYILSVSFIVIPQSMDQTHVPNNIEVFDFLTGSGFLSRTIMYYGFYSNGTVDTPFGTKYSIPFAYFLTLLFCYIVTFVILSLKVISSYRKSYVETRGKVHNLYSDKIFCGWDFSVSSPKTAALQSASIYKELEELLAETRHHIRLHWFDKCLLTITQLAVTSVVIFMICGVGALVWILLSHYNIEVPGTISVMIVPTVITTIIHIFPAIISYLASLEHYNNKRTELYVTVVRNYVVAATIIGTLIAFWIINSTSHCWQTHLGEEIYRLVILDFIASLFGTCLHLARSKLYKKLSTKVCRPEFDIARNTLNLIYNQTLFWMGFYFSPLMSVMIVIKLIFIFYVKRYELKRYYQRPSRPWRAAQTQTLFLALAFLSIIIVLFTIGYVITNVKSNECGPFRNHPHTWDFIVDGMLSLKRDSPFWNVVSKLASPVTGAVILVGMCIAVYCLRAETKASEEMLRILSDMLLLQSQDKQFLLKTFGKCANKRVPVPNEINLSQDVGLAEENRGNEEVLLSRRRNLPSTSFEER from the exons ATGTCTTTTGAAATTCAAAAAGCAGAACTCCACGAATCTTCTGACCAATATATCCAAATGCAACAGCTGCTACCAATGGGATTGGCAG GAGAAAATGAAGGATACAGTATGTCGGATAATCTAAGCTCCATTATTCCGTATGCTACTTTAAGAATGCGTAACGTTCGTTTACCTCACGAAGAATGTGCCAATGCTATTGCCAATCATCTACGATCAAGCGATAAGTTTATGCACGATGATCCTGAGACGGAGCAGTTTAGGATGGAGACGGTGAGAACAATACCGCAGTGCCTCACCGTGAAAAGAGCTATCAGGTCACAGCTACAGGCGACTGTTAATCGGAAGGCGATAAGAAAATCGATTGGTTGTTGGAAactgtttaaatataatatcagcTTAAAGTTTGCAAAG attcgGGTGGCAATGCAGAACTTTTTATCGGCAACGAAATTGTGGCACCGAACGATAAAAACCATCGAAAGTCACTATGGAAGCGGTACAGCGacgtattttaaattcttgagATGGTTATTCTTTCTCAACataatttcttacattttGAG CGTATCTTTTATTGTGATTCCGCAGTCCATGGATCAGACGCATGTGCCTAACAATATTGaagtatttgattttttaacagGCAGT GGCTTTTTATCACGCACAATAATGTATTATGGTTTTTATTCCAATGGCACAGTAGACACACCATTTGGAACCAAATATAGCATCCCATTCGCCTATTTCCTAACGCTACTTTTTTGCTATATAGTTACATTTGTTATACTGTCTCTCAA AGTTATATCCTCTTATCGAAAGTCTTACGTCGAAACACGTGGAAAAGTGCACAATTTATATAGcgacaaaatattttgcggATGGGACTTCAGCGTATCTTCACCAAAGACTGCTGCTTTACAATCAGCATCGATTTATAAAGAATTGGAAGAGCTGTTAGCGGAAACGAGGCATCATATACGTTTGCATTGGTTTGACAAATGTTTGTTAACGATAACGCAACTTGCCGTAACGTCcgttgttatatttatgatttgcGGTGTTGGTGCACTCGTTTGGATCCTATTAAGTCATTACAATATAGAAGTGCCCGGAACTATCTCGGTTATGATTGTACCAACAGTCATTACTACCATCATTCACATCTTCCCAGCGATTATCTCCTACCTA gcATCGTTAGAACACTACAACAACAAACGCACGGAACTTTATGTGACAGTTGTCAGAAATTACGTGGTTGCCGCGACGATAATCGGCACTTTAATCGCCTTCTGGATAATCAACAGTACATCGCACTGTTGGCAAACGCACTTGGGGGAAGAAATCTATCGGCTTGTCATATTGGATTTTATCGCTTCGCTATTTGGAACGTGTTTGCATCTTGCACGTTCCaagctttataaaaaattatcgacgAAAGTCTGCAGACCGGAATTCGATATCGCTCGCAATACATTAAATCTTATATACAATCAGACGCTCTTTTGGATGGGATTTTATTTCAGTCCGTTGATGTCCGTTATGAtcgtgataaaattaattttcatattttacgtGAAGAGGTACGAGCTGAAAAGATACTACCAGCGGCCGTCACGGCCTTGGCGTGCGGCACAAACGCAAACGCTGTTCTTGGCTCTTGCGTTTCTCAGCATTATCATCGTGCTGTTCACGATAGGATACGTCATCACAAACGTGAAGAGTAACGAATGCGGACCGTTCAGAAATCATCCTCACACTTGGGATTTTATTGTCGACGGAATGTTATCGTTGAAAAGAGATAGCCCGTTCTGGAACGTTGTTTCAAAGCTTGCGAGCCCAGTAACCGGCGCTGTAATATTGGTTGGCATGtg tatCGCGGTGTATTGTCTACGGGCAGAAACGAAAGCGAGTGAGGAAATGTTACGAATTTTGTCCGACATGCTTCTCCTGCAGTCTCAAGATAAGCAGTTTCTGTTAAAAACTTTCGGTAAATGTGCTAACAAAC gTGTGCCTGTTCCTAACGAGATTAATCTTTCCCAGGATGTTGGGCTTGCCGAGGAAAATCGTGGAAATGAAGAAGTTTTACTTTCTCGCCGACGTAACTTACCGTCGACTAGTTTCGAAGAAAGATGA
- the LOC139823146 gene encoding LOW QUALITY PROTEIN: leptin receptor overlapping transcript-like 1 (The sequence of the model RefSeq protein was modified relative to this genomic sequence to represent the inferred CDS: inserted 2 bases in 1 codon) yields MIFFPRXTFILETALVLLAFAGSIGMTFVILGCALPIYKVWWPFFVVLFYILAPIPTIIARRYTDDSGTNSNPCLELAIFITMGCVVSSFALPIVLARSPEDQPVIQWGACYLTLAGNIVVYSTLVGFFITFDQDDTDYNMW; encoded by the exons ATGATATTCTTTCCTCG GACGTTCATCCTCGAAACAGC ATTGGTACTGCTAGCATTCGCTGGGTCCATCGGAATGACATTTGTCATTCTCGGTTGTGCATTACCCATATACAA AGTATGGTGGCCATTTTTCGTCGTACTGTTCTACATACTGGCACCTATTCCAACTATAATAGCACGCCGCTATACAGATGATTCGGGAACCAATAGTAATCCGTGTTTAGAGTTGGCGATATTTATTACGATGGGATGCGTGGTGTCCTCCTTTGCTCTTCCAATTGTGTTGGCGCGATCTCCGGAGGACCAGCCAGTG ATACAATGGGGCGCTTGCTACCTGACATTAGCAGGCAATATTGTTGTGTATTCCACTCTAGTCGGATTTTTCATAACCTTCGATCAGGACGATACCGATTACAACATGTGGTGA
- the Ter94 gene encoding transitional endoplasmic reticulum ATPase TER94: MSDPKSGEDLATAILRKKDRPNRLLVDEAIADDNSVVALSQAKMDELQLFRGDTVLLKGKRRKETVCIVLSDDTCPDEKIRMNRVVRNNLRVRLSDVVSVQACPEVKYGKRIHVLPMDDTVDGLTGNLFEVYLKPYFLEAYRPIHKDDNFIVRGGMRAVEFKVVETDPGPFCIVAPDTVIHCEGDPIKREEEEEALNAVGYDDIGGVRKQLAQIKEMVELPLRHPSLFKAIGVKPPRGILLYGPPGTGKTLIARAVANETGAFFFLINGPEIMSKLAGESESNLRKAFEEAEKNSPAIIFIDELDAIAPKREKTHGEVERRIVSQLLTLMDGMKQSSHVIVMAATNRPNSIDGALRRFGRFDREIDIGIPDATGRLEILRIHTKNMKLADDVDLEEIAAETHGHVGADLASLCSEAALQQIREKMDLIDLEDDHIDAEVLSSLAVTMENFKYAMTKSSPSALRETIVEVPTVTWDDIGGLQNVKMELQELVQYPVEHPDKFLKFGMQPSRGVLFYGPPGCGKTLLAKAIANECQANFISVKGPELLTMWFGESEANVRDVFDKARSAAPCVLFFDELDSIAKSRGGTVGDAGGAADRVINQILTEMDGMGAKKNVFIIGATNRPDIIDPAILRPGRLDQLIYIPLPDEKSREAIFRANLRKSPVAKDVDLSYIAKVTHGFSGADLTEICQRACKLAIRQCIETEIRREKERANNPSASMDMDEDDPVPEITRAHFEEAMRFARRSVSDNDIRKYEMFAQTLQQSRGFGTNFRFPQSGAGGAQDNTQGDQAFQDDGDDDLYS; encoded by the exons ATGAGTGATCCGAAGAG TGGTGAAGATTTGGCGACGGCTATCCTTCGCAAGAAGGATAGGCCAAACAGACTGCTGGTCGACGAGGCGATTGCCGATGACAATTCCGTAGTTGCGCTCTCCCAAGCAAAAATGGATGAGTTGCAGTTGTTTCGCGGTGATACCGTACTGCTGAAGGGCAAGAGGCGTAAGGAGACGGTGTGCATCGTTCTTTCGGACGACACCTGCCCGGACGAGAAGATCCGCATGAACCGGGTTGTCAGAAATAACTTGCGCGTGCGCCTGAGCGATGTCGTTTCCGTACAAGCTTGTCCGGAGGTCAAGTATGGAAAACGTATTCATGTGCTGCCAATGGACGACACTGTCGACGGTCTTACCgg GAACTTATTCGAAGTCTATTTAAAGCCGTACTTCTTGGAAGCGTACCGTCCTATTCACAAAGATGACAACTTTATTGTACGCGGAGGTATGCGAGCCGTGGAATTCAAAGTTGTGGAAACTGATCCGGGACCATTTTGCATTGTGGCGCCTGATACAGTGATACATTGTGAAGGTGATCCGATAAAACGAGAG gaggaggaggaagcaTTGAACGCTGTAGGATACGACGATATCGGCGGCGTCCGCAAGCAATTGGCGCAAATCAAGGAAATGGTAGAATTACCTCTGCGACATCCGTCTCTGTTCAAAGCGATCGGTGTCAAGCCGCCACGTGGTATATTGTTATATGGACCACCGGGAACAGGAAAAACTCTCATTGCACGCGCTGTGGCAAACGAAactggagcgttcttctttcTCATAAACG GTCCCGAAATTATGAGCAAACTAGCTGGTGAATCCGAAAGCAACTTGCGAAAGGCGTTCGAGGAGGCCGAGAAAAATTCTCCggctattatatttatcgacGAACTTGATGCGATCGCGCCAAAACGTGAAAAG ACGCACGGCGAAGTTGAGAGGCGTATTGTGTCGCAACTGTTGACACTGATGGATGGCATGAAGCAAAGCTCCCATGTGATTGTAATGGCAGCTACCAATCGACCGAACAGCATTGACGGAGCATTGCGTCGATTCGGACGTTTCGATAGAGAGATCGACATTGGTATACCGGATGCCACTGGCCGATTGGAAATCTTGAGAATCCATACGAAGAACATGAAACTTGCTGACGACGTCGATTTAGAAGAG ATTGCAGCGGAAACTCACGGACACGTTGGCGCCGATTTAGCGTCTTTATGTTCGGAAGCGGCTCTTCAACAAATTCGTGAAAAAATGGACCTCATAGACTTGGAGGATGACCATATAGATGCGGAGGTTTTGTCTTCGCTTGCGGTAACAATGGAGAACTTTAAG TATGCAATGACGAAGAGCAGCCCGAGCGCTCTACGCGAGACGATCGTGGAGGTGCCGACGGTCACCTGGGATGATATCGGAGGTTTACAAAACGTCAAAATGGAATTGCAAGAATTGGTGCAG TATCCAGTGGAGCATCCTGATAAATTCTTGAAATTCGGTATGCAACCGTCAAGAGGCGTACTATTTTACGGCCCACCCGGTTGCGGTAAAACACTATTGGCCAAAGCGATCGCCAACGAGTGTCAAGCGAATTTCATTTCTGTCAAGGGTCCTGAATTATTAACCATGTGGTTCGGAGAATCGGAAGCCAATGTCAGAGATGTCTTCGACAAG GCAAGATCAGCAGCGCCGTGCGTATTGTTCTTCGACGAACTCGATTCTATCGCGAAATCTCGAGGCGGCACTGTCGGCGACGCCGGTGGTGCAGCGGACCGTGTGATAAATCAGATATTAACGGAAATGGACGGTATGGGCGCGAAGAAGAACGTATTCATCATAGGAGCGACAAATCGGCCCGACATCATCGATCCGGCAATTTTACGACCTGGTAGATTAgatcaattaatttacataccGCTACCGGATGAGAAGTCCCGAGAAGCAATATTCCGCGCTAATCTCCGAAAATCGCCCGTGGCTAAG gACGTAGATCTAAGCTACATAGCCAAAGTTACACACGGTTTTTCCGGTGCTGACTTGACAGAAATCTGCCAACGGGCATGCAAACTTGCCATTAGACAGTGCATCGAGACTGAAATTCGAAGGGAAAAAGAACGAGCAAATAATCCATCCGCATCTATGGAC ATGGATGAGGATGATCCCGTACCAGAAATAACGCGAGCTCACTTCGAGGAAGCAATGAGGTTCGCGCGTCGTTCAGTATCCGATAACGACATTCGCAAGTACGAAATGTTTGCGCAAACGCTTCAGCAATCTCGAGGATTCGGGACTAATTTCAG ATTTCCACAAAGTGGAGCAGGCGGTGCTCAAGATAATACGCAAGGCGATCAAGCCTTTCAAGATGATGGAGATGACGATCTCTATAGCTAA